A region from the Flavobacteriales bacterium genome encodes:
- a CDS encoding NAD-dependent epimerase/dehydratase family protein — MSTTPCYLVTGGAGFVGSSIALRLKTEEPKARVIALDNLKRRGSELNLPRLRAAGVEFVHGDVRVQSDLLGLPRIDALMECSAEPSVLAGYQGGAQYVQDTNLVGTLNCLALVARDKAKLIFLSTSRVYPVAPINAMCAETTDRFAVDIALAPQGASAKGIAEDFPLQGVRTLYGATKLASELMVEEHAAMHGFDSAIFRCGVIAGPWQMGKTDQGFVLLWLARHHWQQPLGYIGFGGAGKQVRDVLHIDDLCDLVCLSLRDMRAVSNRVLNAGGGASNAITLKECTDLCTAITGKRITMGSDAQDRPGDIKLYITDNTRVTAATGWAPRRSVQTLLEDSYAWLRQHEEQLRVIIG; from the coding sequence ATGTCCACCACCCCCTGCTATCTCGTCACCGGCGGTGCGGGCTTCGTGGGCAGCAGCATAGCGCTGCGCCTCAAGACCGAGGAGCCCAAGGCACGCGTGATCGCGCTGGACAACCTCAAGCGAAGAGGCAGCGAACTGAACCTGCCTCGCCTGCGGGCTGCCGGTGTTGAATTCGTGCACGGCGACGTACGCGTGCAGAGCGATCTGCTGGGCCTCCCGCGGATTGACGCCTTGATGGAATGCAGTGCCGAACCCAGCGTTCTGGCAGGCTATCAAGGTGGTGCGCAGTACGTGCAGGACACTAATCTTGTCGGCACGCTCAACTGTCTGGCCTTGGTGGCCCGCGACAAGGCCAAGCTCATCTTCCTGAGCACAAGCCGGGTCTATCCGGTGGCGCCCATCAACGCCATGTGCGCTGAAACCACGGACCGTTTTGCCGTGGACATAGCGCTGGCGCCACAGGGCGCAAGTGCAAAGGGTATTGCCGAGGACTTCCCGCTCCAAGGCGTGCGCACGCTCTACGGCGCCACCAAGCTGGCGAGCGAACTCATGGTGGAGGAGCATGCGGCCATGCACGGGTTCGACAGCGCGATCTTCCGCTGCGGTGTGATCGCAGGACCTTGGCAAATGGGGAAAACAGACCAAGGCTTCGTGCTGTTGTGGTTGGCACGGCACCACTGGCAACAGCCGCTCGGCTACATCGGCTTCGGTGGCGCGGGCAAGCAGGTGCGCGATGTGCTGCACATCGACGACCTGTGCGACCTGGTATGCCTGAGCCTGCGCGATATGAGGGCGGTGAGCAACCGAGTGCTCAATGCAGGTGGTGGTGCATCGAACGCCATCACGTTGAAGGAGTGCACCGACCTCTGCACAGCGATCACCGGCAAACGCATCACCATGGGCAGCGATGCGCAGGACCGGCCGGGCGATATCAAGCTTTACATCACGGACAACACGCGCGTAACAGCGGCCACCGGCTGGGCCCCGCGCCGCAGTGTGCAAACGCTCCTCGAGGATTCTTATGCCTGGCTGAGGCAACACGAAGAGCAACTGCGCGTCATCATCGGCTGA
- a CDS encoding amino acid adenylation domain-containing protein, producing the protein MEKFTTDTRYVPVEHDPFAGPSITHTVPTTEAQREVFAASLMGDDASCAYNESVSLRLEGHLNVGAITGAVQALAARHEGLRAVCDASGLRMIVMAETTIDVTFIDLADAGEGAETELKRLADEDMTKPFDLMNGPLFRASLVRLASDQHLLRLTGHHVICDGWSLGIIMADVAALYSARAQGTAPDLAEAVPFSAYALAQLEFQRSAEHAATEKFWLDAYKGTVPRMELPTDRPRPRQKTYKGNRVDLELRPELVRGLKEVAVRNGSSFVTTLLTTFETLLYKLTGDGDVVCGLPAAGQSDLGMKHLVGHCVNLLALRSRIADETPFNEHLRKRRTAVLDAFENQRYTFGTLVRKLNVPREPGRIPLVPVVFNIDMNMDDGVAFHGLSHRFISNPRRFENFELFLNATGNEERLVLEWSYNTDLFDASTVRGWMAELEIIIARVSKEPTVLIGQLIDIDAAQPDGPLPPNEWVGRSSGAQRSITALFDDTVRAHGNKTAVQLGSERFSYRDLAARADVFAAHLSSLGVKPGEPVGLCTDRSFDMVAAMIGILRAGGCFVPFDPAYPEDRLQYMLEDTQVRVLFTQRHLRDQLPGKGASILVMEDLTGSAAAAATVAVSADDAAYIMYTSGSTGKPKGVVVPHRAVSRLVRDQNFLPFGPHQVFLQLSNISFDASTLEIWGALLNGGKLVLQPQQKPTLTEVTECIKEHNITAVWFTAGLFNLLVDDHLDGLRGLKHILTGGDVLSVPHVKRALKVLGPGVLINGYGPTENTTFTCCHAIDDEKAIGNSVPIGKPINETRVHVLNDAMQPVAIGQKGELYAGGEGVALGYWNKPELTVEKFVHDPFGDGNNAKLYRTGDIVRWLPDGTIEFIGRADGQVKVRGFRIELGEIEAAMDGHAQVKDRVVICRTDMPGEKQLVAYIVPQGGPDLLSDNMAQEKLLAELREQLHDRLPEHMLPSAFVVMPELPLNPNGKVDKKALPAPTFRTQTMRAQHVAPRDHVERMLADVWNELLGVENIGVHDNFFDLGGHSLIGIQLLAKVEQQHGKGMSLKALFQAPTIAGMAKLLQDGGTTVPWTNLSAIQPNGNAIPFFCVHGDEANHFLPRYLGNDQPFYAFFHQGEDGKPIRFTKVPDIASHFINELRTVRPNGPYLLGGYSFGGIVAYEMAQQLRKSGEEVALLALFDTYDPMEFMKVMQQEAKPWDGIRKAFMRRAVRFYQRQGKLLPPKLRHFYIIDTYDEAIRDYRAQPYDGTITIFKAKDSIGAQDMGWKQWSKHVDIRNVPGDHYSMIKEPDVRALSAELGSAIDLVVSKRAVEAV; encoded by the coding sequence TGGCGGAAACGACCATCGATGTGACGTTCATCGACCTTGCAGATGCTGGGGAAGGCGCCGAAACTGAGCTGAAGCGCTTGGCGGATGAGGACATGACTAAGCCGTTCGACCTGATGAACGGCCCATTGTTCCGCGCTTCCCTCGTGCGGCTGGCCTCAGACCAGCACCTACTTCGTCTCACGGGCCACCATGTCATATGCGACGGCTGGAGCCTCGGCATCATCATGGCCGACGTGGCCGCGCTCTACAGCGCCCGGGCGCAAGGCACGGCTCCTGACCTTGCCGAGGCCGTGCCTTTCAGTGCGTACGCTCTCGCGCAGCTCGAATTCCAGCGCAGCGCGGAACATGCCGCAACGGAGAAGTTCTGGCTCGACGCGTACAAGGGCACAGTGCCGCGCATGGAACTGCCCACGGATCGTCCACGCCCGAGGCAGAAGACTTACAAAGGCAACCGCGTGGACCTCGAACTGCGGCCCGAACTGGTGCGCGGACTGAAGGAAGTCGCGGTCCGCAATGGCAGCAGTTTCGTGACCACCCTGCTCACCACTTTCGAAACGTTGCTGTACAAGCTCACCGGCGATGGTGACGTGGTGTGCGGCCTGCCCGCCGCGGGCCAGAGCGACCTCGGCATGAAGCACCTGGTCGGTCATTGCGTCAATCTGCTCGCACTGCGGAGCCGCATCGCGGATGAAACACCGTTCAACGAGCATCTGCGCAAACGCCGCACGGCGGTCCTCGACGCGTTCGAGAACCAGCGCTACACCTTCGGCACGCTGGTGCGCAAACTGAACGTTCCCCGCGAACCAGGGCGCATTCCCCTTGTTCCGGTCGTGTTCAACATCGACATGAACATGGACGACGGTGTTGCGTTCCATGGGCTCTCGCACCGCTTCATCAGCAATCCGCGCCGCTTCGAGAACTTCGAGCTCTTCCTTAACGCCACGGGCAATGAGGAACGCCTGGTACTGGAATGGAGCTACAACACGGACCTGTTCGATGCCTCCACTGTGCGCGGCTGGATGGCCGAGCTGGAGATCATCATTGCCAGGGTGAGCAAGGAACCGACCGTGCTCATCGGTCAGCTCATCGATATCGACGCCGCGCAGCCCGATGGCCCATTACCTCCAAATGAATGGGTCGGCCGGTCATCGGGCGCCCAACGCAGCATCACCGCTTTGTTCGATGATACCGTGCGCGCCCACGGTAACAAGACTGCGGTACAGCTCGGATCCGAACGGTTCTCCTATCGCGACCTGGCCGCCCGGGCCGATGTGTTCGCTGCCCATTTGTCCAGCCTCGGTGTGAAACCTGGTGAACCCGTTGGGCTCTGTACCGACCGCAGCTTCGACATGGTGGCGGCCATGATCGGCATCCTCCGCGCCGGCGGCTGTTTCGTCCCCTTCGACCCGGCCTATCCCGAAGACAGGTTGCAGTACATGCTTGAGGACACACAAGTCCGCGTGCTCTTCACGCAGCGTCACCTTCGCGATCAGCTACCGGGCAAAGGCGCGTCCATCCTGGTGATGGAGGATCTTACGGGCAGTGCGGCAGCGGCGGCGACCGTCGCCGTGAGCGCCGATGATGCCGCGTACATCATGTACACCAGCGGCAGCACGGGCAAACCGAAAGGCGTAGTGGTTCCGCACCGGGCGGTTTCGCGCTTGGTGCGCGACCAGAATTTCCTTCCGTTCGGTCCGCACCAGGTGTTCCTGCAGCTCAGCAACATCAGCTTTGACGCCAGTACGTTGGAGATCTGGGGCGCTTTGCTGAACGGCGGCAAACTCGTGTTGCAACCACAGCAGAAGCCAACGCTCACGGAAGTCACGGAGTGCATCAAAGAGCACAATATCACGGCCGTTTGGTTCACGGCTGGGCTCTTCAACCTGCTCGTGGACGACCATCTGGACGGACTGCGTGGGCTGAAGCACATCCTCACGGGCGGGGACGTGCTCAGTGTGCCTCACGTAAAGCGTGCGTTGAAGGTGCTCGGCCCCGGCGTGCTCATCAACGGGTATGGACCGACGGAGAACACCACCTTCACCTGTTGCCATGCCATTGACGACGAGAAGGCGATCGGTAACAGCGTACCCATCGGGAAACCGATCAACGAAACGCGGGTCCACGTCCTTAACGACGCCATGCAGCCTGTGGCCATCGGCCAGAAGGGGGAGTTGTACGCCGGTGGCGAAGGCGTGGCGCTGGGCTACTGGAACAAGCCCGAACTGACGGTCGAGAAATTCGTGCACGACCCGTTCGGCGACGGCAATAACGCCAAGCTCTATCGCACGGGCGACATCGTGCGTTGGCTGCCGGACGGCACCATCGAGTTCATTGGGCGCGCCGACGGACAAGTGAAAGTGCGCGGCTTCCGCATCGAACTAGGCGAGATCGAAGCAGCCATGGACGGCCATGCGCAAGTGAAGGACCGTGTGGTGATCTGCCGCACCGACATGCCTGGCGAGAAGCAGCTGGTCGCATACATCGTTCCGCAGGGCGGACCCGATCTCCTCTCGGACAACATGGCGCAGGAGAAGCTATTGGCCGAGCTCCGCGAACAACTGCACGACCGTTTGCCCGAGCACATGCTGCCCAGCGCGTTCGTTGTGATGCCTGAGTTACCCTTGAACCCGAACGGCAAAGTGGACAAGAAGGCGCTTCCTGCACCCACCTTCCGCACGCAGACCATGCGCGCACAGCACGTGGCACCCCGCGACCATGTAGAGCGCATGCTGGCGGACGTGTGGAACGAATTGCTAGGCGTGGAGAACATCGGCGTTCACGACAACTTCTTCGACCTCGGCGGCCACTCGCTCATCGGCATCCAACTCCTGGCCAAAGTGGAACAGCAGCACGGCAAGGGCATGTCGCTGAAGGCGCTCTTCCAGGCGCCCACCATCGCGGGCATGGCCAAGCTGCTGCAGGATGGTGGGACCACCGTTCCTTGGACCAACCTCAGCGCTATACAGCCCAACGGCAATGCGATCCCGTTCTTCTGTGTGCACGGGGACGAGGCGAACCACTTTCTGCCGCGCTATCTCGGGAACGACCAACCGTTCTACGCGTTCTTCCACCAGGGCGAGGACGGCAAACCGATCCGCTTCACCAAAGTGCCGGACATCGCGTCGCACTTCATCAATGAACTGCGCACGGTGCGGCCCAATGGCCCCTATTTGCTGGGCGGTTACAGCTTCGGGGGCATCGTGGCGTACGAGATGGCGCAACAGCTGCGGAAGTCCGGGGAGGAAGTAGCTCTGCTTGCACTGTTCGACACGTACGACCCGATGGAGTTCATGAAGGTGATGCAGCAGGAGGCCAAACCATGGGACGGTATCCGCAAGGCCTTCATGCGCCGCGCCGTGCGCTTCTACCAGCGCCAGGGCAAACTGCTGCCGCCGAAGCTCCGCCACTTCTACATCATCGATACGTACGACGAAGCCATCCGCGACTATCGTGCGCAGCCCTACGATGGCACCATCACCATCTTCAAGGCCAAGGACAGCATCGGTGCGCAGGACATGGGGTGGAAGCAGTGGAGCAAGCACGTGGACATCCGCAACGTGCCGGGCGACCACTACAGCATGATCAAGGAACCCGACGTGCGGGCATTGAGCGCGGAGCTCGGCAGTGCCATCGATCTGGTGGTGAGCAAGCGGGCCGTGGAGGCCGTGTAG
- a CDS encoding class I SAM-dependent methyltransferase has translation MNLDRIYEHRFRNVTPESRQVVWNEIAQYMHERLGQPQVLLDPAAGLCEYINHAPSPERWAQDMNRAFLEKHAGKGIQLVVGDALKAELPATHFDGVFVSNFLEHLNSQYEVADFLGKMHGHMKPGGRIAIMGPNFKYVFKNYFDFADHTVVLTEEAVVEHLIGAGFTVEHVHPRFLPFSFKGRLPVSRWLVRTFLRTPLAWRFLGKQFLLIARK, from the coding sequence ATGAACCTCGACCGGATCTACGAGCACCGCTTCCGCAATGTCACGCCGGAGTCGCGGCAGGTGGTGTGGAACGAGATCGCGCAGTACATGCATGAGCGGCTGGGCCAACCCCAGGTGTTACTGGATCCCGCGGCCGGGTTGTGCGAGTACATCAACCACGCGCCAAGTCCCGAGCGTTGGGCCCAGGACATGAACCGGGCATTCTTGGAGAAACACGCCGGAAAGGGTATTCAGCTCGTGGTGGGCGATGCACTGAAAGCGGAACTTCCCGCCACGCACTTCGACGGGGTCTTCGTGAGCAACTTCCTCGAGCACCTGAACTCCCAGTACGAGGTGGCCGACTTCCTGGGCAAGATGCACGGCCACATGAAGCCCGGAGGACGCATCGCCATCATGGGCCCCAACTTCAAGTACGTTTTCAAGAACTACTTCGACTTCGCTGACCATACCGTGGTGCTGACGGAAGAAGCAGTTGTGGAACACCTTATTGGTGCTGGGTTCACCGTGGAGCATGTGCACCCACGGTTCCTGCCGTTCTCGTTCAAAGGACGCTTACCTGTTTCCCGTTGGTTGGTGCGCACCTTCCTGCGCACACCGCTGGCATGGCGGTTCCTGGGCAAGCAATTCCTCCTCATAGCGCGCAAGTGA
- a CDS encoding 4'-phosphopantetheinyl transferase superfamily protein, with product MARKLVLHCRGIDAPPSGSPSNGITLHFATLEDLSQRQHELEALLDRHERDRAARFVHDKDRLRYVLGHGFMREVLSAASGVPATSIDFTRGPFGKPSMNGADFHFNFSDTKDAVLIGIGPEELGVDLETMERRVDHERVAEHYFTPEEVREMERASDKAQVSSAKVQEPSFKAQASNFKLQRAERAAKGEDAGKRRFLEFWTRKEAVLKASGVGIMDDLKVLRVQDGMHEIHIAHEEFIRMAAAQYHISTFALGTSHVISVASSIERPLALIPPRRTGDGN from the coding sequence ATGGCGCGCAAGCTGGTGCTCCATTGCCGCGGTATTGATGCGCCCCCGAGCGGTTCCCCAAGCAACGGCATCACGCTCCACTTCGCGACGCTGGAGGACTTGTCACAGAGGCAACATGAACTGGAAGCCCTGCTCGACCGGCACGAACGCGACCGAGCCGCCCGTTTCGTGCACGACAAGGACCGGCTGCGCTATGTGCTCGGGCACGGGTTCATGCGTGAGGTATTGTCAGCTGCTTCCGGGGTTCCTGCCACCAGCATTGACTTCACACGTGGACCGTTCGGCAAACCTTCCATGAACGGCGCGGACTTCCACTTCAACTTCAGCGACACGAAAGACGCCGTGCTGATCGGCATCGGACCGGAGGAACTGGGCGTGGACCTGGAAACCATGGAGCGCCGGGTGGACCATGAGCGCGTTGCGGAGCATTACTTCACGCCGGAGGAAGTGCGGGAGATGGAGAGGGCAAGTGACAAGGCCCAAGTGTCAAGTGCCAAGGTTCAAGAACCAAGCTTCAAGGCCCAAGCTTCAAACTTCAAGCTTCAAAGGGCGGAACGCGCGGCTAAGGGAGAAGATGCCGGGAAACGGCGCTTTCTGGAGTTCTGGACGAGGAAAGAGGCCGTTCTTAAGGCCAGCGGCGTGGGCATCATGGACGACTTGAAAGTGCTGCGCGTGCAGGACGGCATGCACGAGATCCACATTGCCCACGAAGAGTTCATCCGGATGGCGGCGGCGCAATACCACATCAGCACGTTCGCACTAGGCACATCGCATGTGATCAGTGTGGCTTCTTCCATCGAACGACCGCTTGCCCTCATTCCTCCCCGAAGAACCGGGGATGGAAATTGA
- a CDS encoding NAD-dependent epimerase/dehydratase family protein, which yields MSVALITGSGGLIGSAAVDHFAPGFQKIIGIDNDMRSVFFGAEASTKWNTQQLMERTPNLVQLNIDIRDHAALEKVFKEHGTSISLIVHTAAQPSHDKAAQIPFLDFEVNANGTLNLLELTRQHCPEATFIFTSTNKVYGDNPNLLPLVELETRWELQEPHPYAAEGIDERMSIDHTKHSLFGASKVAADVMVQEYGRYFGMRTGTFRGGCLTGPRHSGAQLHGFLSYLMKCAITKQHYTIFGYKGKQVRDNIHCDDLVMMFDHFHRAPRSGEVYNAGGGRFANCSMMEAMALCEEITGNKMNVTYSDLARSGDHIWYVSDLRRFKEHYPGWDHRYDLRTTLVQIHDEMISRARS from the coding sequence ATGAGCGTTGCATTGATAACCGGGAGCGGTGGCCTGATCGGGAGCGCCGCAGTGGACCACTTCGCACCGGGTTTCCAGAAGATCATCGGCATCGACAACGACATGCGCAGCGTGTTCTTCGGTGCCGAAGCGAGCACCAAGTGGAACACGCAGCAACTGATGGAGCGCACGCCCAACCTGGTGCAGCTCAACATCGACATCCGCGATCACGCCGCGTTGGAAAAGGTGTTCAAGGAGCACGGTACGTCCATTAGCCTCATCGTGCACACGGCGGCCCAACCCAGCCATGACAAGGCCGCCCAGATACCCTTCTTGGACTTCGAGGTGAACGCCAACGGCACGTTGAACCTGTTGGAGCTTACAAGGCAACACTGTCCCGAGGCCACCTTCATCTTCACCAGCACCAACAAGGTGTACGGCGACAACCCCAACCTACTGCCGCTGGTGGAGCTGGAAACGCGATGGGAACTGCAGGAGCCGCACCCCTATGCCGCCGAAGGCATCGACGAGCGCATGAGCATCGACCACACCAAGCACTCGCTCTTCGGGGCCAGCAAGGTGGCCGCCGATGTGATGGTGCAGGAATACGGGCGCTACTTCGGCATGCGCACCGGGACTTTCCGCGGCGGCTGCTTGACGGGACCCCGGCACAGCGGCGCGCAGCTGCACGGCTTCCTGAGCTACCTGATGAAGTGCGCGATCACCAAGCAGCACTACACCATCTTCGGCTACAAGGGGAAACAGGTGCGCGACAACATCCACTGCGACGACCTGGTGATGATGTTCGACCACTTCCACCGCGCGCCCCGCTCGGGCGAGGTGTACAACGCGGGCGGTGGCCGCTTCGCCAACTGCAGCATGATGGAGGCCATGGCCCTGTGCGAGGAGATCACCGGCAACAAGATGAACGTCACGTACAGTGACCTAGCCCGCAGCGGCGACCACATCTGGTACGTCAGCGACCTGCGCCGCTTCAAGGAGCACTACCCCGGCTGGGACCACCGGTACGACCTGCGGACCACGTTGGTGCAGATCCACGACGAAATGATCAGCCGCGCACGCTCATGA
- a CDS encoding AAA family ATPase encodes MQHLRAVMLIAAPLIERLGHPPTSGQRKAIEALERLLNSTRPRSTLVLKGYAGTGKTTLVGALVKVLRERGHPAVLLAPTGRAANVLSSYAQAPASTIHRRVYKTEGEDDGYLALAVARNKDTDTLFVVDEASMIGTTGGGDRLFGDRNLLQDLADHVFVGRGNKLLLIGDPAQLPPVGDERSPALDVELLHEVHDLTAGSVELTEVVRQADASGILVNATALRGVLARYNEGEEKVVPVFQLNEAPSDKAQTSSFNRAVLFEDVVRVEGHDLQDALESAYGRGGVDSVCLICRSNKRAYLFNQQVRARIQGYEEELCAGDRLMVVKNNYYWATPANGKGKPELIANGETVEVLAVKGLEEKHGFRFARLDIAWQNGQERRELEVMVLLDVLTAETPALPSPRMKELANAVLMNIVSRNRRERFKALQDDPYVNALQVKYAYAVTCHKAQGGQWPTVFVDQGYVTEEMINAEYVRWLYTAVTRASEKLYLLNFHPRFFGEE; translated from the coding sequence ATGCAACACCTTCGCGCCGTCATGCTCATCGCCGCACCGCTGATCGAACGCCTGGGCCATCCGCCAACGTCAGGCCAGCGCAAGGCCATTGAGGCGCTGGAGCGGCTCCTCAACAGCACACGGCCGCGCAGCACCTTGGTCCTGAAGGGCTACGCCGGAACAGGGAAGACCACCTTGGTGGGTGCGCTTGTGAAGGTGTTGCGGGAACGAGGCCATCCCGCCGTGCTGCTGGCCCCGACCGGTCGAGCTGCCAACGTACTGAGCAGCTACGCGCAGGCTCCCGCGAGCACCATCCACCGGCGTGTGTACAAGACCGAAGGCGAGGACGATGGCTATCTGGCCTTGGCCGTTGCCCGCAATAAGGACACCGACACGCTGTTCGTGGTGGATGAGGCCAGTATGATCGGCACCACAGGTGGTGGCGATCGGCTTTTCGGCGACCGCAACCTTTTGCAGGACCTGGCCGATCATGTGTTCGTGGGGCGCGGCAATAAGCTGCTTCTCATCGGCGACCCGGCGCAGTTGCCCCCCGTGGGCGACGAGCGCAGCCCGGCGCTGGACGTGGAGTTGCTCCATGAAGTGCACGACCTCACGGCAGGCAGTGTCGAGCTCACGGAAGTAGTACGCCAAGCCGATGCGAGTGGGATCCTGGTGAATGCAACGGCACTGCGCGGTGTGCTAGCCCGGTACAACGAAGGGGAGGAGAAGGTGGTGCCGGTGTTCCAGTTGAACGAAGCTCCAAGTGACAAGGCTCAAACTTCAAGCTTCAATCGGGCGGTGCTCTTCGAGGATGTAGTGCGGGTTGAGGGGCATGATCTCCAGGACGCGTTGGAGAGCGCATACGGTCGTGGTGGTGTTGACAGCGTGTGCCTCATCTGCCGTAGCAACAAGCGGGCTTACCTGTTCAATCAGCAGGTGCGTGCGCGTATCCAAGGGTACGAGGAAGAACTCTGCGCAGGCGACCGCCTCATGGTGGTGAAGAACAACTACTACTGGGCCACACCGGCCAACGGCAAAGGCAAGCCCGAGCTCATTGCCAACGGGGAAACCGTGGAAGTGCTTGCGGTGAAGGGGCTCGAAGAGAAACACGGCTTCCGCTTCGCGCGATTGGACATCGCGTGGCAGAACGGGCAAGAGCGCCGCGAACTGGAAGTGATGGTGCTGCTTGACGTGCTCACTGCGGAAACGCCGGCATTGCCTTCACCTCGCATGAAGGAACTGGCCAATGCCGTGCTGATGAACATCGTGTCGCGCAACCGTCGTGAGCGTTTCAAGGCCTTGCAGGATGATCCTTACGTGAACGCACTACAGGTGAAGTACGCCTATGCAGTGACCTGTCACAAAGCGCAGGGAGGCCAGTGGCCAACCGTCTTCGTGGACCAGGGCTACGTGACCGAGGAGATGATCAATGCGGAGTACGTGCGTTGGTTGTACACCGCAGTCACCCGAGCCAGCGAAAAGCTCTACCTGCTCAATTTCCATCCCCGGTTCTTCGGGGAGGAATGA
- a CDS encoding glycosyltransferase family 2 protein, which translates to MMLSVVIPAHNEEGSISPTLEALYTKLSAEGIAHELLVVNDHSRDRTAEVLTELQRTITTLRVVENHGPGGYGYAVRCGLANFKGDRVAVVMADLSDSPDDLVRFNRKMDEGFDCVFGTRWSMGGKVYDYPLVKRWINRMANNLVRITFGLKYNDCTNAFKLYKRETIEGLQPLMSPHFNLTLELPLKAIVRGYTYTVLPNSWHNRKAGESKLKIKEMGSRYFFILLYCLIEKHFSRGDFRKKP; encoded by the coding sequence GTGATGCTCAGTGTAGTGATCCCCGCGCACAACGAGGAGGGCAGCATTTCGCCCACCCTCGAAGCGCTTTACACCAAGCTCAGCGCCGAAGGGATCGCGCACGAACTGCTCGTGGTGAACGACCATAGCCGCGACCGAACGGCCGAAGTGCTCACGGAACTGCAACGCACCATCACCACCCTGCGCGTGGTGGAGAACCACGGGCCCGGCGGATACGGGTACGCGGTGCGGTGCGGCCTGGCCAACTTCAAAGGCGATCGTGTGGCCGTGGTGATGGCCGACCTGAGCGACTCGCCGGACGATCTGGTGAGGTTCAACCGGAAGATGGACGAGGGGTTCGACTGTGTGTTCGGCACCCGCTGGAGCATGGGCGGCAAGGTGTACGACTATCCCTTGGTCAAGCGGTGGATCAACCGTATGGCGAACAACTTGGTGCGCATCACCTTCGGACTGAAGTACAACGATTGCACCAATGCCTTCAAACTGTACAAGCGCGAAACCATCGAGGGTCTGCAACCGCTCATGTCGCCGCATTTCAACCTCACGCTCGAACTGCCGCTGAAGGCCATCGTGCGTGGCTACACGTACACGGTGCTGCCCAATAGCTGGCACAACCGGAAAGCGGGCGAAAGCAAGTTGAAGATCAAGGAAATGGGCAGCCGGTACTTTTTCATCCTGCTTTACTGCCTCATCGAAAAGCACTTTTCGAGGGGCGACTTCCGCAAGAAGCCATGA